The proteins below come from a single Paraconexibacter algicola genomic window:
- a CDS encoding response regulator — MIRVVLADDHGVIRDGLGRLIAALEDVELAGVAADGQEAVTVCAQVAPDVVLMDLDMPVLDGIEATRRIRAAGPDAPAVVVLTAFSDRPRIMSALEAGACGYLLKDVEAEEVAAGIRAAARGESPLDPRAARTILDARSAPDPLAELSPREREVLGLLVEGLPNKLIARRLEISEKTVKSHLTRIFRVLGVTDRTQAALWAERHGLAG; from the coding sequence ATCCGCGACGGGCTCGGACGGCTGATCGCCGCCCTGGAGGACGTGGAGCTGGCCGGGGTCGCCGCCGACGGACAGGAGGCCGTGACGGTGTGCGCGCAGGTGGCGCCCGACGTCGTGCTCATGGACCTCGACATGCCGGTGCTCGACGGGATCGAGGCGACCCGTCGCATCCGCGCCGCCGGTCCCGACGCGCCCGCCGTCGTGGTGCTGACCGCGTTCTCCGACCGTCCCCGGATCATGAGCGCCCTGGAGGCCGGGGCGTGCGGCTACCTGCTCAAGGACGTGGAGGCCGAGGAGGTCGCCGCCGGCATCCGGGCGGCGGCGCGCGGCGAGTCGCCGCTGGACCCGCGGGCGGCGCGCACGATCCTCGACGCGCGCAGCGCCCCCGACCCGCTGGCGGAGCTGTCCCCGCGTGAGCGCGAGGTGCTCGGCCTGCTCGTCGAGGGCCTGCCGAACAAGCTCATCGCCCGCCGGCTGGAGATCAGCGAGAAGACCGTCAAGTCGCACCTGACGCGGATCTTCCGCGTGCTCGGCGTCACCGACCGCACGCAGGCCGCGCTGTGGGCCGAGCGGCACGGGCTGGCCGGATGA